From one Catellatospora sp. IY07-71 genomic stretch:
- a CDS encoding NUDIX hydrolase has product MSETLRTDLEPPATGDADLHADAVRLLAGWTPPPGAADDWARTTALLAQGPQVMGKPHAGAHVTASAVIVSADRSRVLLCLHGKFDIWCQVGGHCEPEDATLAAAALREATEESGIAGLVVDPVPADVDVHHVTCAGRPSLHHDVIFLVYAPEGAVEQVSEESHALGWFDPAKLPHPLGSDTERVVRSALARLG; this is encoded by the coding sequence GTGAGCGAGACCCTGCGGACCGACCTCGAACCTCCGGCGACCGGCGACGCCGACCTGCACGCCGACGCCGTACGCCTGCTGGCCGGCTGGACGCCGCCGCCCGGCGCGGCCGACGACTGGGCGCGGACGACCGCCCTGCTGGCGCAGGGTCCCCAGGTGATGGGCAAGCCGCACGCGGGCGCGCACGTGACCGCGAGCGCGGTGATCGTCTCGGCCGACCGGTCCCGGGTGCTGCTCTGCCTGCACGGCAAGTTCGACATCTGGTGCCAGGTCGGGGGGCACTGCGAGCCGGAGGACGCCACGCTGGCCGCTGCCGCGCTGCGCGAGGCGACCGAGGAGAGCGGCATCGCCGGGCTGGTCGTCGACCCGGTCCCGGCCGACGTGGACGTGCACCACGTGACCTGCGCGGGGCGGCCCAGCCTGCACCACGACGTGATCTTCCTGGTGTACGCGCCGGAGGGCGCGGTGGAGCAGGTCAGCGAGGAGTCGCACGCGCTGGGCTGGTTCGATCCGGCGAAGCTGCCGCACCCGCTGGGCAGCGACACGGAGCGGGTGGTGCGCAGCGCCCTGGCCAGGCTGGGCTGA
- a CDS encoding endonuclease V, which yields MLVPHDPWPTGAAEALAQQEALRARVEPTGPPVTARTAAGLDVSYEDDGDTGRAVAAVVVLDVATLEVVETAVASGPVTFPYVPGLLAFRELPVLTEALERLTVTPDVLVCDGYGVAHPRRFGLACHVGVLTGLPTFGVAKTAFVVRESPAPGAAAEQTIGGGHQEPGPRRGDWAPLTDGTETLGRVLRTQPGVKPVFVSVGHRIDLDTATALTLALAPRYRLPETTRQADQLSRRLLGGLDAAHRRP from the coding sequence ATGCTGGTGCCGCACGACCCGTGGCCGACCGGTGCGGCCGAGGCGCTCGCCCAGCAGGAGGCGCTGCGCGCCCGGGTGGAGCCGACCGGCCCGCCGGTGACCGCGCGCACCGCCGCCGGGCTGGATGTGTCATACGAGGACGACGGCGACACCGGCCGGGCCGTCGCCGCCGTGGTGGTGCTGGACGTGGCCACGCTGGAGGTGGTCGAGACGGCCGTCGCGTCCGGCCCGGTGACCTTCCCGTACGTGCCGGGCCTGCTGGCGTTCCGCGAGCTGCCGGTGCTGACGGAGGCGCTGGAGCGGCTCACGGTGACCCCGGACGTGCTGGTCTGCGACGGCTACGGGGTGGCCCATCCGCGCCGTTTCGGCCTGGCCTGCCACGTCGGCGTGCTGACGGGGCTGCCCACCTTCGGCGTGGCCAAGACGGCGTTCGTGGTCCGCGAGTCCCCCGCGCCGGGTGCGGCGGCGGAGCAGACCATCGGCGGCGGACACCAGGAGCCCGGCCCGCGCCGCGGGGACTGGGCCCCGCTCACCGACGGGACCGAGACGCTGGGCCGCGTGCTGCGCACCCAGCCGGGGGTCAAGCCGGTCTTCGTGTCCGTGGGCCACCGCATCGACCTGGACACCGCGACCGCGCTGACGCTCGCGCTGGCCCCGCGTTACCGCCTGCCGGAGACCACCCGGCAGGCCGACCAGCTCTCACGCCGCCTGCTCGGAGGTCTGGATGCCGCCCACCGTCGACCGTGA
- a CDS encoding YbaB/EbfC family nucleoid-associated protein: protein MPPTVDRDANAALRARFDEVHARYTHLRENVGELQRQLAGLEVSLASPDGTVTVVVGARGQLLRLKLHERAYAAHRPDRLAELITQTTRKAEQAAAEATAELVARAVPGETGVPELLRGGDLGALLRRHDETMGYREA, encoded by the coding sequence ATGCCGCCCACCGTCGACCGTGACGCCAACGCCGCGCTGCGGGCCCGCTTCGACGAGGTGCACGCCCGCTACACCCACCTGCGCGAGAACGTGGGGGAGCTGCAGCGGCAGCTGGCCGGGCTGGAGGTGTCGCTGGCCTCGCCGGACGGCACGGTCACCGTGGTGGTCGGCGCCCGAGGGCAGCTGCTGCGGCTGAAACTGCACGAGCGGGCGTACGCGGCGCACCGGCCGGACCGCCTCGCCGAGCTGATCACGCAGACCACGCGCAAGGCGGAGCAGGCCGCGGCCGAGGCTACGGCGGAGCTGGTGGCCCGCGCGGTGCCGGGCGAGACCGGCGTGCCGGAGCTGCTGCGCGGCGGCGACCTGGGCGCGCTGCTGCGCCGCCACGACGAGACCATGGGCTATCGGGAGGCGTGA
- the cmk gene encoding (d)CMP kinase, translating into MAELRCVVAVDGPSGSGKSTVSRRLAQRLDARYLDTGAMYRAVTWAVLQSGVDLADADGIAKVVVDCELIITTDPAQPSISVNGENVDAPIRGAEVTSAVSAVAAVPFVRQVLVSRQRAIIEESARIVVEGRDIGAVVAPDADLKVYLTASSAERARRRSAENAADHAATEADLARRDHLDSTRKVDPLQQATGAVVLDSTELGIDEVVSEMYRLVTTRKAV; encoded by the coding sequence GTGGCTGAGCTGCGGTGTGTGGTGGCGGTGGACGGGCCCTCGGGCTCGGGCAAGTCGACGGTGTCGCGTCGGCTGGCGCAGCGGCTGGACGCCCGCTACCTCGACACGGGCGCGATGTACCGGGCCGTGACCTGGGCCGTGCTGCAGTCGGGGGTCGACCTGGCCGACGCCGACGGCATCGCCAAGGTGGTCGTCGACTGCGAGCTGATCATCACGACCGACCCGGCGCAGCCCTCGATCAGCGTGAACGGCGAGAACGTGGACGCCCCGATCCGCGGCGCCGAGGTGACCTCGGCCGTGTCCGCGGTGGCCGCCGTGCCGTTTGTACGGCAGGTGCTGGTCTCCCGCCAGCGCGCGATCATCGAGGAGTCCGCCCGCATCGTGGTCGAGGGGCGTGACATCGGCGCGGTGGTCGCCCCCGACGCCGACCTCAAGGTCTACCTGACCGCCTCCTCCGCCGAGCGGGCCCGGCGCCGCAGCGCCGAGAACGCCGCCGACCACGCCGCGACCGAGGCCGACCTGGCCCGTCGCGACCACCTGGACTCCACCCGCAAGGTCGACCCGTTGCAGCAGGCCACCGGCGCGGTGGTGCTCGACTCGACCGAGCTGGGCATCGATGAGGTCGTCAGCGAGATGTATCGCCTGGTGACGACGAGGAAGGCAGTATGA
- the der gene encoding ribosome biogenesis GTPase Der produces the protein MTTDKWTELEVVEQPVPEQPSATATVTPQPVLAVVGRPNVGKSTLVNRILGRRQAVVEDIPGVTRDRVAYDAVWSGRKFTVVDTGGWEPDAKDRAAAIAAQAEAAIAAADVVLFVVDAAVGATDDDAAAVRMLRRSSKPVLLVANKADNQNIEFEAHGLWSLGLGQPMPVSALHGRGSGDLLDAVLAAFPEQAPLEDHVPGPRGPRRVALVGRPNVGKSSLLNRLAREERSVVDSVAGTTVDPVDSLVQIGGETWQFVDTAGLRKRVGKASGTEYFASLRTAAAIEASEVTVVLLDASEVISEQDQRLLSMVTEAGRGVVLAFNKWDLVDGDRRHYLDKEIERELKRIPWALRVNISALTGRAVEKLAPMLRTALASWEKRIPTGQLNQWLTALVQATPHPVRGGRAPRILFATQPSVAPPKFVLFTTQPLDPGYVRFVERKLREEFGFEGSPIDISVKPRKEKGPGGRGRTHG, from the coding sequence ATGACGACGGACAAGTGGACCGAGCTGGAGGTCGTCGAGCAGCCCGTGCCGGAGCAGCCCTCCGCCACGGCGACCGTGACCCCGCAGCCGGTCCTGGCGGTGGTGGGCCGCCCCAACGTGGGCAAGTCCACCCTCGTCAACCGCATCCTCGGCCGCCGCCAGGCGGTCGTCGAGGACATTCCGGGCGTGACCCGAGACCGGGTCGCGTACGACGCGGTGTGGTCGGGCCGGAAGTTCACCGTGGTCGACACCGGCGGCTGGGAGCCCGACGCCAAGGACCGGGCCGCCGCCATCGCGGCACAGGCCGAGGCCGCCATCGCCGCCGCCGACGTGGTGCTGTTCGTGGTCGACGCGGCCGTGGGCGCCACCGACGACGACGCGGCCGCCGTGAGGATGCTGCGCCGCAGCTCGAAGCCGGTGCTGCTGGTGGCGAACAAGGCCGACAACCAGAACATCGAGTTCGAGGCGCACGGCCTGTGGTCGCTCGGCCTGGGCCAGCCGATGCCCGTGTCGGCGCTGCACGGCCGCGGCTCGGGCGACCTGCTCGACGCGGTGCTCGCCGCGTTCCCGGAGCAGGCGCCGCTGGAGGACCACGTGCCCGGTCCGCGCGGCCCGCGCCGGGTCGCGCTGGTGGGCCGCCCCAACGTGGGCAAGTCCAGCCTGCTCAACCGGCTGGCCCGGGAGGAGCGCTCGGTCGTCGACTCGGTCGCCGGCACCACCGTCGACCCGGTCGACTCGCTGGTCCAGATCGGCGGCGAGACCTGGCAGTTCGTCGACACGGCCGGCCTGCGCAAGCGCGTCGGCAAGGCCAGCGGCACGGAGTACTTCGCCTCGCTGCGCACCGCCGCCGCGATCGAGGCGTCCGAGGTGACCGTGGTGCTGCTGGACGCCAGCGAGGTCATCAGCGAGCAGGACCAGCGCCTGCTGTCGATGGTTACCGAGGCCGGGCGCGGCGTCGTGCTCGCCTTCAACAAGTGGGACCTCGTCGACGGCGACCGGCGGCACTACCTGGACAAGGAGATCGAGCGGGAGCTCAAGCGCATCCCGTGGGCGCTGCGCGTCAACATCTCCGCGCTGACCGGGCGGGCCGTCGAGAAGCTCGCGCCGATGCTGCGTACCGCGCTGGCCAGCTGGGAGAAGCGCATCCCCACCGGCCAGCTCAACCAGTGGCTGACCGCGCTGGTCCAGGCGACGCCGCACCCGGTGCGCGGCGGCCGGGCCCCGCGCATCCTGTTCGCGACCCAGCCCAGCGTGGCGCCCCCGAAGTTCGTGCTGTTCACGACGCAGCCGCTGGACCCGGGCTACGTCCGGTTCGTCGAGCGCAAGCTGCGCGAGGAGTTCGGCTTCGAGGGCAGCCCGATCGACATCTCGGTCAAGCCGCGCAAGGAGAAGGGCCCCGGCGGCCGCGGCCGCACCCACGGCTGA
- a CDS encoding heavy-metal-associated domain-containing protein yields MSKHAFAVSGMHCGSCAQLIDETVAKLPGVTRSWTTVHGGRTEVEFDPARLTTGDVARAIEAHGYRTVLL; encoded by the coding sequence ATGAGCAAGCACGCGTTCGCCGTGTCCGGAATGCACTGCGGGTCCTGCGCGCAGCTCATCGACGAGACGGTGGCCAAGCTGCCCGGGGTCACCCGCAGCTGGACCACGGTCCACGGCGGACGCACCGAGGTCGAGTTCGACCCGGCCCGCCTGACCACCGGCGACGTCGCCCGCGCCATCGAGGCCCACGGCTACCGCACGGTGCTGCTGTAG
- a CDS encoding type III polyketide synthase yields the protein MIHIDVSSAPQVSAVRLAFPAHRYRQEDIVAEFTAMCLPGEHPGREVFTRFGRTTGVQTRHLALPLEQYAGLTGFTQANDAFIEVALQLGEAALRAALDAAGIRPDEVDLIATTSVTGLAVPSLEARLALKAGLRPDVKRLPLFGLGCVAGAAGVARLHDYLRAWPDQVAVLLAVELCSLTVQQEDTTHANLVASSLFGDGAAAVVMVGAGRAADTPGRPRVLATRSRLYPDTEQVMGWRIGSSGFRIVLSTEVAPIAERFLGGDVRGFLGEHELDPAQVATWVCHPGGPKVIDTIERVLDLPGDALLPTRRSLADKGNLSSVSVLDVLHEAMAAAPPSGEPGLMIAMGPGFCSELVLLRW from the coding sequence ATGATTCACATCGATGTGTCATCGGCGCCGCAGGTGTCGGCGGTGCGGCTGGCGTTCCCGGCGCACCGTTACCGCCAGGAGGACATCGTCGCCGAGTTCACCGCGATGTGCCTGCCCGGTGAGCACCCGGGCCGGGAGGTCTTCACCCGGTTCGGCCGCACCACCGGCGTGCAGACCCGGCACCTGGCCCTGCCGCTGGAGCAGTACGCCGGGCTGACCGGGTTCACCCAGGCGAACGACGCGTTCATCGAGGTGGCGCTGCAGCTGGGCGAGGCCGCGCTGCGCGCGGCGCTGGACGCGGCCGGGATCCGCCCCGACGAGGTCGATCTGATCGCGACCACCAGCGTCACCGGCCTGGCCGTGCCGTCGCTGGAGGCGCGGCTGGCCCTGAAGGCGGGGCTGCGCCCCGACGTGAAGCGGCTGCCGTTGTTCGGGCTGGGCTGCGTGGCCGGGGCGGCCGGGGTCGCCCGGCTGCACGACTACCTGCGCGCCTGGCCGGACCAGGTGGCGGTTCTGCTGGCGGTGGAGCTGTGCTCGCTGACCGTGCAGCAGGAGGACACCACGCACGCCAACCTGGTCGCCTCCAGCCTGTTCGGCGACGGCGCGGCGGCGGTGGTGATGGTCGGCGCCGGACGGGCCGCCGACACGCCCGGCCGCCCCCGGGTGCTGGCCACCCGCAGCCGGCTCTACCCCGACACCGAGCAGGTGATGGGCTGGCGCATCGGCTCCAGCGGCTTCCGGATCGTGCTGTCCACCGAGGTCGCCCCGATCGCCGAGCGTTTCCTCGGCGGCGACGTGCGCGGCTTCCTCGGCGAGCACGAGCTGGATCCGGCGCAGGTGGCGACCTGGGTGTGCCATCCCGGCGGGCCGAAGGTCATCGACACCATCGAGCGGGTGCTCGACCTGCCCGGCGACGCGCTGCTGCCGACGCGGCGCTCGCTGGCCGACAAGGGCAACCTGTCGTCGGTGTCGGTGCTGGACGTGCTGCACGAGGCGATGGCCGCCGCGCCGCCGTCCGGCGAGCCCGGTCTCATGATCGCCATGGGGCCGGGGTTCTGTTCCGAACTCGTCCTGCTGAGGTGGTGA
- a CDS encoding isoprenylcysteine carboxyl methyltransferase family protein — protein MLPYTLLILAVAGERLVELVVSKRHARWALARGGREYGRGHYPYMVALHTALLAGCLAEVWLLDRPFLPWLGWPMLALVLASQALRWWCVTTLGPRWNTLVIVVPGLPLVDRGPYRFLRHPNYLAVVVEGIALPLVHTAWLTALIFTLLNFAVLAVRIRVEDRALAEAVA, from the coding sequence TTGCTCCCGTACACCCTGCTGATCCTCGCCGTGGCCGGTGAGCGCCTGGTGGAGCTGGTGGTGTCCAAGCGCCACGCGCGCTGGGCGCTGGCCCGCGGCGGCCGCGAGTACGGCCGGGGCCACTACCCCTACATGGTGGCCCTGCACACCGCGCTGCTGGCCGGCTGCCTGGCCGAGGTGTGGCTGCTGGACCGGCCGTTCCTGCCCTGGCTGGGCTGGCCCATGCTGGCGCTGGTGCTGGCGAGCCAGGCGCTGCGCTGGTGGTGCGTGACCACCCTGGGCCCTCGCTGGAACACCCTGGTCATCGTGGTGCCGGGGCTGCCGCTGGTGGACCGGGGGCCCTACCGCTTCCTGCGCCACCCGAACTATCTCGCCGTGGTCGTAGAGGGCATCGCGCTGCCGCTGGTGCACACCGCCTGGCTGACCGCGCTGATCTTCACGCTGCTCAACTTCGCGGTGCTCGCGGTGCGGATCCGCGTCGAGGATCGCGCGCTGGCCGAGGCCGTCGCATGA
- a CDS encoding NAD(P)/FAD-dependent oxidoreductase translates to MSFDTDVLVAGGGPAGLATALLARRAGLSVVVAEPRPGPVDKACGEGLMPGGLARLLALGVDPAGVPFHGIAYRAGSRSAQARFAAGPGRGVRRTTLHAALRDRAAQAGVGWVAERVGQVRQDAHGVTAAGVRARWLVGADGLHSRVRRESGIASAAGRPARFGQRRHYTVAPWSDLVEVWWSAHAEAYVTPVAPDLVGVAVLHRRAGHGYERLLDGFPELRERLGGAAAGPVRGAGPLRRTVGARVAGRVLLVGDAAGYEDALTGEGVSLALDQAEAAVAALTGGDLAGYEAQWRRRTRTYRLLTRGLVLLTAARPVRAAVVPLCAAVPPLFRGAVNTLAGG, encoded by the coding sequence GTGAGCTTTGACACCGACGTGCTCGTCGCGGGCGGGGGACCGGCCGGGCTGGCGACCGCGCTGCTGGCACGGCGGGCGGGGCTGAGCGTGGTGGTCGCCGAGCCGCGGCCGGGTCCGGTCGACAAGGCCTGCGGCGAGGGCCTGATGCCGGGCGGCCTGGCCCGGCTGCTCGCGCTCGGCGTCGACCCGGCCGGGGTGCCGTTCCACGGCATCGCCTACCGCGCCGGGTCACGCTCGGCCCAGGCCCGCTTCGCGGCCGGGCCGGGTCGCGGGGTGCGCCGCACCACCCTGCACGCGGCGCTGCGCGACCGCGCCGCGCAGGCGGGGGTCGGCTGGGTGGCCGAGCGCGTCGGCCAGGTGCGGCAGGACGCGCACGGGGTCACCGCGGCGGGGGTACGCGCACGCTGGCTGGTCGGCGCCGACGGCCTGCACTCGCGGGTCCGCCGCGAGTCCGGCATCGCCTCGGCGGCCGGCCGCCCGGCGCGGTTCGGGCAGCGTCGGCACTACACCGTCGCGCCCTGGTCGGACCTGGTCGAGGTGTGGTGGTCGGCGCACGCGGAGGCGTACGTGACCCCGGTCGCCCCGGACCTGGTCGGTGTCGCGGTGCTGCACCGGCGCGCCGGGCACGGGTACGAGCGGCTGCTGGACGGCTTCCCCGAGCTGCGGGAACGGCTCGGCGGCGCGGCGGCCGGTCCGGTGCGCGGTGCGGGCCCGCTGCGGCGCACGGTCGGCGCCCGGGTGGCGGGACGGGTGCTGCTGGTCGGCGACGCGGCCGGTTACGAGGACGCGCTCACCGGCGAGGGCGTCAGCCTCGCCCTCGACCAGGCCGAAGCCGCCGTGGCCGCGCTGACCGGCGGCGACCTCGCCGGGTACGAGGCCCAGTGGCGGCGGCGCACCCGCACCTACCGGCTGCTCACCCGGGGCCTGGTGCTGCTCACCGCCGCCCGGCCGGTGCGCGCGGCGGTGGTGCCGCTGTGCGCCGCGGTCCCGCCGCTGTTCCGCGGCGCGGTCAACACCCTGGCCGGTGGATAG
- the mscL gene encoding large conductance mechanosensitive channel protein MscL, with protein sequence MLNGFKNFVMRGNVVDLAVGVVIGAAFSSLVTQFTKSFLEPLINLVGAKPDGAGGSFPLVHDDNPVAWGAFVNALIAFVLTAAVLYFLVVLPMNKLAERRNKGKEPEPAPVTEDIRLLTEIRDALVAARVPAQAVHKENDHASDR encoded by the coding sequence ATGCTGAACGGTTTCAAGAACTTCGTCATGCGCGGCAACGTCGTGGACCTCGCGGTCGGTGTGGTCATCGGCGCCGCCTTCTCCTCGCTCGTCACCCAGTTCACGAAGTCGTTCCTGGAACCGTTGATCAACCTCGTCGGCGCCAAGCCGGACGGAGCCGGCGGCTCGTTCCCGCTCGTGCACGACGACAACCCGGTGGCCTGGGGCGCGTTCGTCAACGCGCTGATCGCCTTCGTGCTCACCGCGGCGGTGCTGTACTTCCTGGTCGTGCTGCCGATGAACAAGCTGGCCGAGCGGCGCAACAAGGGCAAGGAGCCCGAGCCGGCCCCGGTGACCGAGGACATCCGGCTGCTCACCGAGATCCGTGACGCGCTGGTCGCGGCCCGGGTGCCCGCGCAGGCGGTGCACAAGGAGAACGACCACGCCAGCGATCGCTGA
- a CDS encoding protein kinase, translating into MRPLETTDPHSIASYRLVGVLGGGGMGRVYLGQSPSGRYVAIKVIRPELAADPVFRRRFSREVAAARMVNPLFTAAVVDADTEAVSPWLATTYIEGPSLEQRVLSGGPLDVSAVKTLATGLAEALSSIHRAGLTHRDLKPANVLLDDAGPHIIDFGIALASDAERMTTGVNVGTPSYMAPERIQGEDSGPPGDVFSLGATLYFAATGRTLISGGSMFEQINQVTQGRFDLSPVPAEVRPFIVRCISLRPFDRPTARELSRILIGTGVSTPVPGWFQPRIAQLPGMPALPVPPAPTWGTPKLWQRRPILVGGAVGLLGLAAGGAWALSQDGTETPQTAPTAAGLGVSPSAAVTAGSVLWTYASRTRNAPRRLVIGESGRIAGTDGPRVFAVDPPTGGQAWSIPLDIEPLDVHDWGSAVLAVSGRQAWRIETASGVKSFGIDTGGIVRELAVAPDRVFFDVSAPQGPQLRAFNRAGAQLWQEPVQETPLVADTEWLVTRRELNGVGWLTLREAATGQQRWSVRYTLPPKEQGQGPGGPGGPGGPGDGGPPGGPPPPDEGWRRAEARLGRTDVIFRDGNHVRVLRLSDGGERWTKTWERPVVSLAVIGDTVVLGADRIVGLRLGTGVEIWGKNLRGARLTPAPDGSLVYAIAADNVAAFDAEGRTPWNGTLPGLQEGDVQRIVIRHPVGYAVLVPPPFPERADVIAFALEPRR; encoded by the coding sequence ATGAGGCCGCTGGAAACCACCGACCCGCACTCCATCGCGTCGTACCGCCTGGTCGGCGTGCTCGGCGGGGGCGGCATGGGCCGCGTCTACCTGGGCCAGTCCCCCAGCGGCCGGTACGTGGCGATCAAGGTGATCCGGCCGGAGCTGGCCGCCGACCCGGTGTTCCGGCGCCGGTTCAGCCGTGAGGTGGCCGCCGCGCGCATGGTGAACCCGCTGTTCACGGCCGCGGTGGTGGACGCCGACACCGAGGCGGTGTCGCCCTGGCTGGCGACCACCTACATCGAGGGGCCGAGCCTGGAGCAGCGGGTGCTGTCCGGCGGCCCGCTGGACGTGTCCGCGGTGAAGACCCTGGCCACCGGCCTGGCCGAGGCGCTGTCCTCGATCCACCGGGCCGGGCTCACCCACCGCGACCTCAAACCCGCCAACGTGCTGCTGGACGACGCGGGCCCGCACATCATCGACTTCGGCATCGCGCTGGCCTCCGACGCGGAGCGGATGACCACCGGCGTCAACGTGGGCACCCCGTCGTACATGGCGCCGGAGCGCATCCAGGGCGAGGACTCCGGGCCGCCGGGCGACGTGTTCTCCCTCGGCGCGACGCTGTACTTCGCCGCCACCGGCCGGACGCTGATCTCGGGCGGGAGCATGTTCGAGCAGATCAACCAGGTCACCCAGGGCCGCTTCGACCTGAGCCCGGTGCCGGCCGAGGTGCGGCCGTTCATCGTGCGCTGCATCAGCCTGCGCCCGTTCGACCGGCCCACCGCGCGCGAGCTGTCCCGCATCCTCATCGGCACCGGGGTCTCCACGCCCGTGCCCGGCTGGTTCCAGCCCCGGATCGCGCAGCTGCCCGGGATGCCGGCGCTGCCGGTGCCGCCGGCGCCCACCTGGGGCACGCCGAAGCTGTGGCAGCGCCGGCCGATCCTCGTCGGCGGGGCGGTCGGCCTGCTCGGCCTGGCTGCTGGCGGGGCGTGGGCGCTGTCGCAGGACGGCACGGAAACGCCGCAGACCGCCCCGACGGCCGCAGGGCTCGGCGTATCGCCGAGCGCCGCGGTGACGGCCGGGTCGGTGCTGTGGACGTACGCCTCCCGGACCCGCAACGCGCCGCGCCGCCTGGTGATCGGGGAGTCCGGCCGGATCGCCGGCACCGACGGGCCGCGCGTGTTCGCCGTCGACCCGCCCACCGGCGGGCAGGCGTGGAGCATCCCGCTGGACATCGAACCGCTGGACGTGCACGACTGGGGGTCGGCGGTGCTGGCCGTCTCCGGGCGGCAGGCGTGGCGGATCGAGACCGCGTCCGGCGTCAAGAGCTTCGGCATCGACACCGGCGGCATCGTACGCGAGCTGGCCGTCGCGCCGGACCGCGTGTTCTTCGACGTCAGCGCGCCGCAGGGCCCGCAGCTGCGGGCGTTCAACCGGGCCGGCGCCCAGCTCTGGCAGGAGCCGGTGCAGGAGACGCCGCTCGTGGCGGACACGGAGTGGCTGGTCACCCGCCGGGAGCTGAACGGCGTCGGCTGGCTCACCCTGCGCGAGGCGGCGACCGGCCAGCAGCGCTGGAGCGTGCGCTACACCTTGCCGCCCAAGGAGCAGGGTCAGGGACCCGGCGGCCCCGGCGGTCCAGGTGGACCCGGTGACGGCGGGCCGCCCGGCGGCCCGCCGCCGCCGGACGAGGGCTGGCGCCGGGCCGAAGCGCGGCTGGGCCGGACGGACGTGATCTTCCGCGACGGCAACCACGTCCGGGTGCTGCGGCTGTCCGACGGCGGCGAGCGGTGGACGAAGACCTGGGAGCGGCCGGTGGTGAGCCTGGCGGTGATCGGCGACACCGTGGTGCTGGGCGCGGACCGGATCGTCGGGCTCCGGCTCGGCACCGGCGTGGAGATCTGGGGCAAGAACCTGCGCGGCGCCCGGCTCACCCCGGCGCCCGACGGCAGCCTGGTCTACGCGATCGCGGCGGACAACGTGGCCGCGTTCGACGCCGAGGGCCGCACGCCGTGGAACGGCACGCTGCCGGGCCTTCAGGAGGGCGACGTGCAGCGCATCGTGATCCGCCATCCGGTGGGGTACGCGGTGCTGGTCCCGCCGCCGTTCCCGGAGCGCGCCGACGTCATCGCCTTCGCGCTGGAGCCCCGTCGCTGA
- a CDS encoding alpha-ketoglutarate-dependent dioxygenase AlkB, with protein MGHAHQPSMFDLAERATLGPLAGAVTRQPLTRGAWVDHLPGWVGGSEQVLEVLLEQVDWRAERREMYEREVDVPRLLRWYGADEPLPHPLLAQARAALNAYYGPELGEPFTTAGMCLYRDGRDSVAWHGDTIGRGSHSDTMVAIVSFGEPRPLMLRPRGGGEHSIRFPLGHGDLVVMGGSCQRTWEHCIPKTARHVGPRVSVQFRPAGVA; from the coding sequence ATGGGGCACGCACACCAGCCGTCGATGTTCGATCTCGCCGAGCGGGCCACCCTCGGGCCGCTGGCCGGAGCGGTGACCAGGCAGCCGCTCACCCGGGGCGCCTGGGTCGACCACCTGCCCGGCTGGGTCGGCGGCTCCGAGCAGGTGCTGGAGGTCCTGCTGGAGCAGGTCGACTGGCGCGCCGAGCGGCGTGAGATGTACGAGCGCGAGGTCGACGTCCCCCGCCTGCTGCGCTGGTACGGCGCCGACGAGCCGCTGCCGCACCCGCTGCTCGCGCAGGCCCGCGCCGCGCTCAACGCGTACTACGGGCCCGAGCTGGGTGAGCCGTTCACCACCGCGGGCATGTGCCTGTACCGGGACGGCCGCGACAGCGTGGCCTGGCACGGCGACACCATCGGGCGCGGCTCGCACAGCGACACCATGGTCGCGATCGTGTCGTTCGGCGAGCCGCGCCCGCTGATGCTGCGCCCGCGCGGCGGCGGCGAGCACAGCATCCGCTTTCCGCTCGGCCACGGTGATCTGGTGGTGATGGGCGGCTCGTGCCAGCGCACCTGGGAGCACTGCATTCCCAAGACGGCCCGTCACGTGGGTCCCCGGGTCAGCGTCCAGTTCCGCCCGGCCGGAGTCGCCTGA